A region of the Bryobacteraceae bacterium genome:
CCAATTCCGCTTATAACGAGGCCGTGATCGAGGCCGCCCGGCAGTCGCTGGCCGAAGGCGGGCGGCCGATGGCCGTCCGCTCTGCCTGATTCTGGCAACCGCAGGCGGGCGCCGGACATCGAACAGAAGTACCCAGCCCGTCCATCATGCGATACCCGCTCTGTCTTTCCGCTCTCTTCGTCTGCGCTGCGTCGGCACAGCCGCTCCCAATGGCCGGAGTGATCGTGGATCAGGTGAGTCGCACCATCCGGCCGGTGATGGCAGACGGGGAAAGCGCCAGCGCGGGCCGCGCGCGGGTGCGCGAGTTTGACGCCGCCTGGCCGGCGCCCGACGGCCGCACGGTGCTGGTGGCACGCGCCGGCAGTCTGCACCTGGTGCGGAGGCTGGACGGAGCGATCCCCGTCTGGCGCGAGTTCAGGGAGGACGGACCCGCTGTGGGCCGCGCCGCCTGGAGCGAAGACTCCACCGTACTGGCCCTTTATCTGCCGGACGAGAAGAAGGTGGAAGTCTGGAACCACTGCCCCGCCGACCCCCGGCACGCTTTCGCGGCGGACCTCTCCACGGTCGGCGAACGCGTGGTGTCCCTCACCGTGTCGCCGGATGCGAAGGTGGCGTTTCTGGCCACGCAGGGGCAGGAGTCCGGGACGCTTTGGATTCTGGAAAAAGACCGCCAGCCGCGCATGCTGATGCCGCTCGGCAAGGCGGGCGAGATCCGCTACGCCGGCGGCGCCCTCTACATCGCCGACCGGGCCCGCAACGAAGTGCTGCGCTACAGCGGCTGGCAGGCAATGCCGCAGGTGGAAACGCTGGTCGCCGCCGGCCATGGACTGGCTGATCCGGTGGGCTTCGCGCTGCTCGCCGAGCAGAAAAAGCTGCTGGTGGCAAGCGCGGGAACGAGCCAGCTTCTGGTGCTGGACCTGCGGTCCAACCGGATGGAAGAGCCGGTGGAGCTTGCCGATCCCCCGGCGCGGCTTGAAAGACTCGGCCCGGCTCCCCTGTTCGAACTCGACGACGCCCGGCGCCGCGCGCCGGCGCGGCTCTTTGACGCCGCCTCGCAGCGGCTGCTGGCGCTCGCCGGCGCGGCGCCCGGGGCCGGCGAGTAACAAACATTTTGACAAGCTTCTGTTTCGGGCGCGACAATCGGGGCATGGCCCTCTTCCGCATCCACAAGATGAAGGAACACGTGCGGCAGAACTTCCGCTGGGCGCCCCATTCCAGCGGACTGGCGCTGATCAGGCCGCGCGACTTCGAGCCCGGCGGCGAGGTGGAAGCGTCCGGCTTCTACGACGCCTGGATGCGCCTGCGGGGCACGGCCAGCGCGCTCGACATCGGCGACGTGCTCGAGTCGCCCGCCGGCGAGCTGCGCATCTGCAAGTACGTCGGCTTTGAAGAGGCCCGCTGGCGCGAGCCTGAGCCGGAGCAGCCACCGCTGGCCGCCGCTCCGGCTGGCGCCGGCTAGCCGCGGATTTTCTCACACCGCCTCACGCTATGATCGGGAGAAGGAGGCCCGATCATGCGATCTTTTTTGCTGTCTTTCGCACTTGCGGCGGCGGCCCTCGCCCAGCCGCCCGGCTACCGGCTCGTCTGGGCGGACGAATTTGACAAACCGGGCCTGCCGGATCCGGTGCGCTGGAACTACGAATACGGCATGATCCGCAACAACGAGGCGCAGTTTTACACCTTTGCGCGCCCCGAGAACGCGCGGGTCGAAAACGGCGTGCTGGTGATTGAAGCCCGGCGCGAAGACTGGAGCGAGGCGGGCAGGACCGCCCGCTACACCTCGGCCAGCGTCACGACCGAAGGGCGCCAGTACTGGCGCTACGGACGATTCGAGATCCGCGCCAAGCTGCCGACGGGCCGCGGCACCTGGCCTGCCATCTGGATGCTGGGGCAGAACATCGGTCTCAAGGTGGGCCGCGTGGACTGGCCGAAGTGCGGCGAGATCGACATCATGGAGAACGTCGGCTTCGACCCGGAGACCATCCACGCCAACATCCACACCGAGGCGTACAACCATGTGAAGGGAACCAACAAGGGCAATCGGATCACGGTGAAGGAGCCCTGGAAGGACTATCACGTGTATGCGCTCGACTGGTCGCCGGACAAGATCGTGATCTCCGTGGACGACATCCCGTACTTTACCTACAACAACGAGGGAACCGGCGAGGCAGTCTGGCCTTTTGACCAGCCTTTCTACCTGATCCTCAACCTCGCCATCGGCGGCAGTTGGGGCGGCCAGCAGGGCATCGACGATTCGATCTTCCCGCAGCGGTTCGAGATCGACTACGTGCGGGTCTATCAGAAGGAGACGCCAACGCCGACCGCGCGTCCCCCAAGGCCGCGCTAGTCACAACCAAAGCACTCGCGGCCGGCAGGCCCGGATCGAAAGAACCCGGAGCGGCTCACGCGCATCTGTACGGGTGGGAAGTGGCCAGGCAGCCCCGCCTCCGGGCCGGCTGAACGGCGAAGTACAATTGACACGAATGGAGTCTATATCTGGCGGCCACCGCGGCAACCGGTCTTTCATCGGTTTCTACGCCGTGGTGGCCTATATCCCAGACCCGCTGGGGAGCTACCTGAGCGCCCTGCGCGCCGAGCTGGTTCCCGGCTGCACGCTGCGCTCTCATCTGACGATTCTGCCCCCGCGGCGGCTCACTGCTCCGCAGGAAGCGCTGGCAGCCGAGCTCGACCGGCTGGCCGGGCAGCAGTCCGCCTTCGAGGTGACGCTCGGCGACATTGAAACCTTCGACTCTACCGGCGTGATCTACCTGGCGCTGGCCTCCGGCCAGGATCGGGTGGAACAGCTTCATGCGGCGCTGAATCACGGGGTTCTCTTTGCCGAGGATCAGTTTCCCTTTCACCCGCATGTGACCGTGGCGCAGGACCTGGGCATGCTCCCATTCGAGGAAGTTCTTGATCGCGCCCGACGCCGCTGGCAGGAATGTCCGCTGCCTCGCAAGTTCACACTGAACGAGCTGACGCTGGTGCGCAACATGGACGCCGCCTGCTGGGAAGACCTGAGCACGCACGCCCTGGCGCCGCTTACTCTTCTCCGAACAGCCTGATCTGCCGGGCCGACTCCGGCCGGGCCTGCGCGCGCCGCCGCGTGGCCCCGACCACGCCGAGCACGGCCGCTCCAGCCAGGCTCTCCCGCGGAGCAAAGACGCGCTGCGTGTTGCCGGCTGGGTCCGGCGGCGTCAGCGTCACGCCCTGGCCCTCCATCAGCAACAGGTCATTGGGCGCGACGCCTTCCAGGCGGCTCCCGTCCCGGAAGCGAAGTTCGATCCACAGTCCCGGCGTCTTCGGGCGCGAAAGAAATTCGCGGCGCTCGGTCCACACGGACGGGCCATTGAGGTCGCGTACGAACGACACGGTCTTTACCTGGCTCACAGGGACGCGCAACACCGCCCCTTCCGTGCTCAGCAGTTCAATCTCGCCGCCCTGGACAAGGGTCTGCGTTTGCACAAAGCCCTTCACCTGCGTCCGGTCGTACCGGTCGACGAGCACCTTTTTTGCGGTGGATCCGCTCAAGCTGAAATGCGCTCCCTGCCACGCGCGGCGTCAGTGGTTTGCGTGAGCCTTTACTTTCAAAGAATTACGCTGGTATTGTATCATTACACAAATGAGTGCCGAGCCAGGCCTGGCGGCCGCCATCGAAGCGTTTCTCGCCTGCGCCCGGGTGGAAAAGGGGCTTGCGGCCCACACTCTGTCTTCCTATTCCCTTGATTTGAAAGACTTTTCCGAGTTTTGCCGGCGCCGGAACTTCGGCTGGCCTCCGTCGGCCGAGCACCTGCGCGCCTACCTGGATTCGCTGCACGCCGCAGGGCTGTCGCCGCGAACCGTGGCGCGGCGGCTGTCGGCGCTGCGCCAGTTTTTCCGTTTTCTTCTGCTGGAAGGAAGGATCAGCGAAGATCCGACGGCGCTGCTGACGACGCCGCGGCTGTGGCGAAGCTTGCCGAGGTATCTCACCACGGCCCAGGTGGACGCGCTGCTGGCGGCGCCGCCCACGGACACGGCCCGCGGCCTGCGCGACCGGGCCATGCTCGAAACGCTATATGCCACCGGGCTGCGCGTGTCCGAGCTGGTTTCGTTGCGATTGGCGGATGTCAACCTGGAGCTTGGCTTTGTCCGCGTGACCGGCAAGGGCGGCAAGCAGCGGCTGGTTCCGCTCGGCTCCAAGGCGCAGGAGGCGCTGCGGGACTATCTTGCAACGGGGCGGCCGGCCCTTCTGAAGGGACGCCCAAGCCCGCACATCTTCGTGACCTCCCGGGGCGGCGCAATGACGCGCCAGGCGTTCTGGGTCCTCCTGAGAAACCATGGCCGCCAGGCTGGCATCGTTCAGAAACTTTCTCCGCATGTGCTCCGCCACAGCTTCGCCACGCACCTGCTGGAAGGCGGCGCTGGGCTGCGAAGCGTCCAGGCCATGCTGGGCCATGCCGACATATCGACGACCGAGATCTACACCCATGTCATGCGCACCCGCCTCCGGAGTGTGATCGATGAGCACCACCCGCGAAGCGGATAACCACGTGCGCCGCGAAGAAAGGCCGGCAACATGAGCGATTACATGTTCATCCTGGAGAACCACCTCAGCGTGGAGCAGCGCGCGGTTCTCGACCTGGTGCAACAGGCCGCCGCCGAAGCCAACCTGAGCCTGTTTCTGACCGGAGGCGCGCTGCGGGACATGCTGGGCGGCTTCCCGATCCGCGACCTCGATTTCACCGTGGAGGGCCCGGCGGTGAAGTTCGCCCGCGACCTCGCCAAGAAACACGGAGCGGAAATTCTCTCCGTGGACGAGCTGCGCAAGTCCGTGGAACTGCGGTTTCCGTCTGGA
Encoded here:
- the xerD gene encoding tyrosine recombinase XerD translates to MSAEPGLAAAIEAFLACARVEKGLAAHTLSSYSLDLKDFSEFCRRRNFGWPPSAEHLRAYLDSLHAAGLSPRTVARRLSALRQFFRFLLLEGRISEDPTALLTTPRLWRSLPRYLTTAQVDALLAAPPTDTARGLRDRAMLETLYATGLRVSELVSLRLADVNLELGFVRVTGKGGKQRLVPLGSKAQEALRDYLATGRPALLKGRPSPHIFVTSRGGAMTRQAFWVLLRNHGRQAGIVQKLSPHVLRHSFATHLLEGGAGLRSVQAMLGHADISTTEIYTHVMRTRLRSVIDEHHPRSG